One part of the Thiothrix nivea DSM 5205 genome encodes these proteins:
- the ubiA gene encoding 4-hydroxybenzoate octaprenyltransferase has product MMEKLRHYARLVRLDRPIGIYLLLWPTLWALWIAAQGVPDFTILFVFVVGVVLMRSAGCAINDYADRDFDPHVARTKTRPLVTGDISPKEALGVFAVLGLGAFLLEWQLNGLTIALSVVAVLLAATYPFMKRLHHLPQVHLGAAFSWAIPMAFTAVTGVMPPLSAWLLFVAALLWTTAYDTMYAMCDRDDDLKIGVKSTAILFGQHDRLIIGVLQALTLLLLAIVGLLNGLGGWYWLGLLLAAGFSVYQQWLIRHREPTPSLRAFLNNHWLGMAVFAGLALDYAL; this is encoded by the coding sequence CAACCTTGTGGGCGCTGTGGATCGCGGCGCAAGGCGTGCCGGATTTCACCATCCTGTTCGTGTTCGTTGTCGGTGTGGTGCTGATGCGTTCAGCAGGTTGTGCCATCAATGATTACGCCGACCGTGATTTCGACCCGCATGTGGCGCGCACCAAAACCCGCCCGTTGGTGACTGGCGACATCAGCCCCAAAGAGGCGCTAGGGGTATTCGCAGTGCTGGGGTTGGGCGCTTTCTTGCTGGAATGGCAATTGAATGGCTTGACCATCGCCCTGTCGGTGGTGGCAGTGCTGTTGGCTGCGACCTACCCGTTCATGAAGCGTCTCCATCACTTGCCGCAGGTGCATCTGGGGGCAGCGTTTTCCTGGGCTATCCCGATGGCGTTCACCGCTGTGACTGGCGTCATGCCGCCGCTGTCAGCCTGGTTGCTGTTTGTCGCCGCGTTGTTGTGGACGACGGCTTACGACACCATGTATGCCATGTGCGACCGTGATGATGACCTGAAAATAGGTGTGAAATCGACCGCTATCCTGTTTGGCCAGCATGACCGGCTGATCATTGGCGTATTGCAGGCGCTCACCCTGCTGCTGCTGGCGATAGTCGGGCTTCTCAACGGTTTGGGTGGGTGGTACTGGCTAGGTTTGCTGCTGGCTGCCGGTTTCTCGGTTTACCAGCAATGGCTGATCCGCCACCGCGAACCCACGCCTAGCCTGCGTGCCTTCCTCAATAACCATTGGTTAGGGATGGCTGTCTTTGCCGGGCTGGCATTGGATTATGCTTTATGA